GGACGCCGGCGCGCGACAGGCGCTCGTGGATCGGGGCAAGCTGGCGCTTGTCGCGGTCGGTCGCGATCAGCCGCCCCTTGCCCTGCATCAGCGCGGCGAGCGCCAGCGTCTTGCCGCCGGCGCCGGCACAGAGATCGATCACCTGCTCGCCGGGTTTGGCCGCGGTGAACAGAGCCGCAAGCTGCGATCCCTCATCCTGCACTTCAATGCCGCCCTTGATGAAATCCTCCTCGGCCTGGATGCCCGGGTTGCGCGCATCCGCCGAAAGCTCGATACGCAGGCCGTTTGGCGACCAGGGCGTCGGTTTCGCATGAAGATGAGCAAGCGCCTTCAGCACCTTGTCGCGATTGGATTTTAGCGTGTTGACGCGCAGATCGAGCGGCGCCCGGCTCGCCATTGCCGCGGCCTCCGCCGCGCGGTCCTCGCCGAACACTTTGGCCAGATGGGAATCGAGCCATTCCGGATAGTCGCCGGCAATCACGGCGGGCGCGTCCTTCAGCGAGCGACGGCTGAGCGCTGCCTCCTCTGCTGCAGTCAGCGGCTCCGGCGCAAACCGGCTGCCGTCGAACATCGCGGCCATGGTCGCGATGTCCATGTTCCGCTCGAGGCGGAGCATGCCGATCAGCCGCGCCCGCGCGCTGTCACCGTCCATGAGGTAGGCGCTCGAGGCATAGCGGCGCAGCACGTCCCAGACGAGGCCGGCAATGGCGGCGCGGTCGCCGGAGCCGGCGAAGCGGTGCGCGGTGCCCCACTCCTTCAGCGCCTTGGCCGCGGGCACGCGGTCGCGTTCGATGATGTCGATCAGTTCGATGGCTGCGGACAGCCGGGCAGCGGGAGTCATTTGAATCTTTCAGATCAAATCGGACCAGCAAGGATCAGATCAGCAACAGGATTTTCAATGCGAAGTAGATCCACATCACCAGCAGCACGAGCACGCCGGCGAGCCAGACCGACGAGCGGTAGCCGAGATCGTTCGAGGTGACGAACACGCCGGCATGGGCAAAGCGGCTCACCACGAACACCCAGGACATCAGCACGATGAGGAGATCGGCATGGCGGAGCGGCAGCGCCAGTGCGATCAGGGCGTAGAACAGTACCGGCAGCTCGAACTGGTTGCGGTAGCAATTGGCGATTTGCGTGGGACCCTTCGGCCAGTTCGGCTCGCCCAGCGCAATGTCGCGAATCCTGGTCTCGCCCGAGACCAGCGCCTTCCGCCGCCCGAACACCATGCCGATCAGCAGCGCGAAGGTGAGGCCGATCTGCACGAAGACCGGCAGCAGGACCATTTGAACGGACATCGGATCTTTCCCGTAAGGCGGATTGCCGCAGACCGTCATTAGCCGCGACTTCTGGCGCTGACAATCAACGAGTTGAACCGGCGTTCCCGCATCTGCGACCAACTGCCGATCGTCAAAGCGATTTCGGCCCCTGGAGCCCGGCGGGATAGCGCCAGGAGAACACCATGAACACCCTGTCCAGCCTTTGGACCGAATCCGCCGACGGCCAGCTCGGCATCTGGATGTCGGCGCTGTCAGGGATCGCGGCGGCCCTCGCCGTCGCTCTGGCGCTGACGGTGTATTTCCGCCTGGGCTACCGAACCTCGCGCGACGTGTTCCGGCACGGTCTGGCCGTGCTGGCTGCCGTCGCCCTGCTCGCCTTCGCCGGCTACGACATGCGCCACGCCGCGCTCGCCTATCTCGGCCTCAACCCCTCCAGGCCCGCGGTCGAGTTCGAGATCCGGATGCCGCGCGAAACGCTCAACGCCGTGTCGGCCGACACCCAGATCGAGCTGCACACCGACCGCAACCAGACCCTCGCCCTGGTCGACGGCGTGACCGACCTTGCCGACGGACGCGCGCTGCTGCGCGGCGCGGTGGCGCTGAACCACCGCACCGCCGACCGGGTGCTGGTGCTGAGCCTGCCCGGCAAGGGCACGTTCGAGTTCCGTCTGCGCCTGCCCGCCGAGCCGCATCGCACCGAGCAGTTCGGCCCCTGGCACCTCGCCGACCGCATCGCCTCGCCGATCGCAAGCGGCGTCGCGCAGCAGGACGCCTACACGATCCGCTATCGCGTGCTTTAAACTTTGTTTCATCGCACGTTTTGCGCACGCGTCATCGTTCCGACGTTTGCGCGCGCGATAGTTTGCGCATGTCCGAATTTCGCCTCACCCAGATTTCCGACACGCATCTCGGCCGGCGCTTTCCGGGCCTGATCGCGAACTTCCATCGCGTCAGCGAGCATATCGACGCCGACAGGCCCGATCTCGTCGTCAACACGGGCGATGTGTCCTTCGACGGGCCAACGAGCCGCGACGATATCGCGTTTGCGAAAAGCCTGCACGCAGCCCTCCCCGTCGCCTGCCGCTACATTCCCGGAAATCACGACATCGGCGACAACCCGACCGCGCTCGGGCCGGCGCCCAAGCCGCCGATCGCGGAAGCGCACCGCCGGCAGTTTTGCGACATCATCGGCGAGGACCATTGGTCGTTCGAGGCCGCCGGCTGGCGCTTCATCGGCATCAACTCGCTGGTGATGAATTCAGGGCTCGCGTTCGAGGCCGAGCAGTTCGACTGGCTCGCCTCCGAGATCTCACGCGCGAACGGCAGGCCGGTCGCGCTGTTCATCCACAAGCCGCTGTTTCTCAACCTGCCCGACGATGCTGAAACACCGGAGACCTCGATCCGCTACGTGCCGCAGCCGGCGCGTGCGCGGTTGATCGAGATGTTTGGCGGGGTGGATCTCCGCCTCATCGCCAGCGGCCACGTGCACCAGCGCCGCGACTTCACGTTCCGCCACGTCAGGCACGTCTGGGCGCCGTCGGCAGGCTTCAGGATCAACGATGCCCGCCAGGACCGGATCGCGATCAAGGAGACCGGCCTCGTCGAATACCGCTTCGCCCCAGACAATTTCGAAGTCCGCCACGTCCGCGCGGCGGGCCAGGTCGATATCGACATCGAAGAGCTGTTCGCCCAGATGGGCGGCGAGCACTAAGCGGCCGCGTCGCCTCTCAGGCGACGCTCTTGAGATCCTGCTGGATTGCAGCCAGCAGCGACTGCAGCGCTTCGCTGGTCACCGGCTGAGCGACCGGAGCATTGGCCGGCACAATGTTGGCGGGCTGGGTCGCGTGCACCGGACGCTTGGGAAAGCGTGGCGGCGGCGCCGGCATCGGAGGCTGCACGAACGCCTCTTCATCCTCGCTATGCACGAACTTGCCATGGATGACGTCATCATGGCGGCCCATGACAAACATCGCCGCCCAATAGCCGGCAGCCAGAAGGATTATGCAGAAAATACCGATCTCAAACATCGCAGCACCTGAAATATGCGCGATGATTCAATGCCTTCGCCCAGACGTCAATGAACCGCCGGTCACACCTTGCGCCTTTTACGGGCAGGTGTGGCCGATCGGTAACTCTTTGTTAACCAATGACGCCCGGGATGTGGCGCCGGGGCAACTTCGCGGCGCCCCAGGCCACCAGCAGACGCTCCAGGCCTTGAAAGTTAAGCCTTATCCGGCCCGACCCGGACGAGCTGCTTGCCGAAATTCGCCCCCTTCAGGAGCCCGATGAAGGCGCCGGGGGCGCTCTCCAGGCCATCGGTGACGAACTCCTTGTACTTCACCTTGCCGTCGCGGACCCATCCCGACATGTCGCGCAGGAAGTCGCCATGGCGGCTGGCGAAGTCGGAGACGATGAAGCCGCGGAAGGTCAGCCGCTTGGTCAGCGTCGCGCGCATCATGGATGCGGCCCATTTCGGCGGCTTGGCCTCGGTGTCGTTGTAATGGGCGATCAGGCCGCAGACCGGCACGCGCGCGAACGGATTGAGCAGCGGGAACACCGCCTCGAACACGGCGCCGCCGACATTCTCGAAATAAACGTCGATGCCTTTAGGGCAGGCGTCCTTCAGCTTCGCAGGCAAATCAGGATCGCGGTGATCGATGCAGGCATCGAAGCCGAGCTCCTTCACCACGTAGTCGCACTTGTCCTTGCCGCCGGCGATGCCGACCGCGCGTGCGCCCTTGATCTTCGCGATCTGGCCGACGGCAGAGCCGACCGCGCCGGAAGCGCCGGCGACGACGACGGTCTCGCCGGCTTGCGGCTTGCCGATATCGAGCAGGCCCGTATAGGCGGTCATGCCGGGCATGCCGAGCACGCCGATCGAGGTCGAGATCGGGCCGAGCCTGGGATCGACCTTGATCAGACCCTTGCCGTTCGAGATCGCATGCGTCTGCCAGCCTGTGCGTGCACGAACGATGTCGCCCACCGCGAAATCAGGATTGCTGGAGGCCGCAACCTCGCTCACCGCCTCGCCTTCCATCACGCCGCCGACCGGCACCGGCGCGGCGTAGGACGGACCGTCGCTCATGCGCCCGCGCATGTAGGGATCGAGCGACAGCCAGATCGTGCGCAGCAGAACTTCGCCGGCGCCGGGCGTCGGCGCCGCGAATTCCTCCAGGCGAAAATCAGACGATTTGGGTTCGCCGACGGGACGCGCGGCGAGAACGATGCGTTTTGCTTGGGACATGATGGCTTCCTCCTGACTGCTTGTTGCAGTCATTTAGGAGGTGCGCGGGAATGAAGCAAATCCACACGCTCGGTGTCATCGCCCGCGAAGGCGGGCGATCCAGTATCCCAGAGACAGCAGTGATTGAACCGAAGGACCGCGGCGTACTGGATGCCCCGCCTTCGCGGGGCATGACACCGTCATTTTGGCGGGCGCGTCGCAATCCGACGCGCAGCCGAAAACAGAGCGGAGAACTAGCCGCCGCCCGGATAGTTCGGGCTCTCGCGCGTGATGGTCACGTCGTGGACGTGGCTTTCGCGCAGGCCCGCGCCGGTGATGCGGACGAACTGTGCCTTGGCGTGCAGCTCGTTCATGTCCTTGGCGCCGACATAGCCCATCGCGGCGCGGAGGCCACCGGCGAGCTGGTGCATGACGTTGCCGACCGGGCCCTTGTACGGCACCTGGCCCTCGATGCCTTCAGGCACGAGCTTGAGCGAATCCTTGATGTCCTGCTGGAAGTAGCGGTCGGCAGATCCCCGCGCCATCGCGCCGACCGAGCCCATGCCGCGATAGGCCTTGTAGGAACGGCCCTGCCACAGGAAGACTTCGCCCGGTGTCTCGTCGGTGCCCGCGAGCAGCGAGCCGACCATCGCGATGTCGGCACCGGCGGCGAGCGCCTTGGCGAGGTCGCCGGAGAACTTGATGCCGCCGTCGGCGATGACGGGGATGTCGGACTTCTTCGCGGCCTCGACCGCATCCATGATCGCGGTGAGTTGCGGCACGCCGACACCGGCGACGATGCGCGTGGTGCAGATCGAACCCGGACCGATGCCGACCTTGATGCAATCAGCGCCCGCATCGATCAGCGCCTGCGCGCCTTCCGACGTCGCGACGTTGCCGGCGACGACCTGCACGGAGTTGGAGAGACGCTTGATGCGGTTGACCGCATGCAGCACGTGACGGGAATGGCCGTGCGCGGTGTCGACGACGACGAGATCGACGCCGGCGTCGATCAGCCGCTCGGTACGCTCGAAGCCGGTGTCACCGACGGTGGTGGCGGCGGCGACGCGGAGGCGGCCCTGCGCGTCCTTGCAGGCGAGCGGATGGGCGACCGCCTTCTCCATGTCCTTCACGGTGATGAGGCCGACGCAGCGATACTGGTCGTCGACGACGAGCAGCTTCTCGATGCGATGCTGGTGCAGCATCCGCCGAGCCTCGTCCTGGCTGACATTCTCCCGCACCGTGACGAGCTTTTCATGCGTCATCAGCTCGGAGACTTTTTGCCGGCGGTCGGTGGCAAACCGCACGTCGCGGTTGGTGAGGATGCCGACCAGCTTGCCTGGCGTGTTCTTGCCGGCGCCGGTGACGACGGGAATGCCGGAGATGCCGTGGTCGCTCATCAGCTTGAGCGCATCGTCGAGCGTGGCCTCGGGGCTGATGGTGAGCGGGTTCACCACCATGCCCGACTCGTAGCGCTTGACCTGCCGGACCTGGGCGGCCTGCCCTTCGGGATCGAAATTGCGGTGGATGACGCCGAGGCCGCCGGCCTGGGCCATGGCGATCGCCATGCGGGCCTCGGTGACGGTGTCCATGGCGGAGGCCATGATCGGGATGTTGAGCGGAATGGCGCGGGTGACGCGGGAGCGGATGTCGACCTCGCCCGGCATGACGTCGGACAGGCCCGGCTTCAACAGCACGTCGTCGAACGTAAAGGCTTCGCGGATGCCTTGAAGTTGCACCGTGGCCATATGCCAACTCCTTCCTGCGGCCCTGCCGCAAATGAGTATGGATGAGCGCCGCCCTCGGCGTACCTTGCGGCATCGCCGGAGAATCGGAGCCCATCGGTGGGGTTGACGCGGGTCGATAGCACGGCCGCGTGACGAATCAAAGCAAATCGGACCGCTGGCCAGCCATGCACAGGCTTTTTTACGTGAATTTCAGCGGGGAAAGCCCATTCCCACCGTCATTCCGGGGCGCGCCGACAGGCGCAAGCCCGGAATGACGAGGGAGTGTCGCGCAGCATTTAGGTGCTATGCGCCGATCCACAATGGTCCGCCGCCGGTGGCGGTGATAAGCCGCAATTCTCGCCCTTCCCACTGATTTCCATTACCAATCCGTCATGGTCGACAAGCAACGCATCATTCCGCTGATCGTGGCCACCGCGCTCTTCATGGAGAACATGGACTCCACGGTGATCGCCACTTCGCTGCCGGCGATCGCGGCCGACATCGGCACCAGCCCGCTGACGCTGAAGCTTGCGATCACCTCGTACCTGCTGTCGCTCGCGGTGTTCATCCCGGCGAGCGGCTGGACCGCCGACCGGTTCGGCGCACGCATGGTGTTCGCGATCGCGGTCGGCGTGTTCATGATCGGCTCGGTCGGCTGCGCGCTCTCGGGGTCGGTGACCGACTTCGTGTTCGCACGCATCCTTCAGGGCATGGGCGGCGCGATGATGACGCCGGTCGGGCGTCTCGTGCTGCTGCGCTCGGTCGACAAGAGCGCGCTCGTCAACGCGATGGCCTGGGTGACGGTGCCTGCCCTGATAGGTCCCGTGATCGGCCCCCCGCTCGGCGGCTTCATCACGACGTATGCGTCGTGGCACTGGATCTTCCTGATCAACATTCCGATCGGGCTGCTCGGCATCTTCATGGCGTTGAAGTTCATCGATCCCATCAAGAGCGAGACGCAGGAGAAGTTCGATCTCTACGGCATGGTGCTCGCCGGCATCGGCCTTGCGGGCATCGCGTTCGGCCTGTCGGTTGCCGGCCTCAATCTGTTGCCCTGGAGCACGGTGGCAGGCCTGGTTGCCGGCGGCGCGATCTCGATGACGCTCTACGTCATTCACGCCCGCCGGACCGGATCGCCGGTGCTGGACTTCTCGCTGCTGCGGCTGCCGACGTTGCGGGCGGCCATCGTCGGCGGCTTCATGTTCCGGCTCGGCATCGGTGCCCTGCCCTTCCTGCTGCCGCTGTTGATGCAGATCGGCTTCGGGCTGTCGCCGTTTCATTCGGGCCTCGTCACCTTCTCCTCCTCGCTCGGCGCGATGGGCATGAAGACGCTGGCGGCGCGTCTCATCCGCGCCTTCGGCTTCCGCAATCTGATGACGGTGAACGCGATCGTCAGCGCGTTCTTCCTCGGCGTCTGTGCGCTGTTCACGGTGACGACCCCGCTCCTGATCATCATGGTCATCCTGGTGGTCGGCGGCTTCTTCCGTTCGCTGGAGTTCACCGCTATCAACACGGTGGCCTATGCCGACGTCGAGAGCCCGCAGATGAGCCGCGCGACCACGCTCGTCAGCGTCAACCAGCAGCTCGCCGTCTCAGCCGGCGTCGCGGTCGGTGCCGCCTCCGTGGAGACGACGATGTGGCTGAACCACGTCAACGAGCTCAACGCCACCGTGTTCATGCCGGCCTTTATCGTGGTGGCGCTGACCTCGGCGGCGTCGAGCTGGTTCTTCTGGCAGATGCCCGCCGACGCCGGCCACGAGATCTCGGGCCGCAAGGCGATCGAGGTCGCAAGCCGCAAGGGCGCGGCCAAGAGCGCCGCAACCGCCGCCGTCAAGACGGCGACGGAAGACACGCAGGACATGCGGGATCAGCGATTGGGGTAGCCCACGATGCCAATCCCTCAAATTCAGGAGCGCGGAAGCCGTTGCGCAATCCACGCCAGGCTCTGAAAAGGGGTTACTCGCCTTTGACCGAGCGACCTCCACGGTGCTCGAACCGAATGGTCATGTCTTGCTTGCCGCAATCTGCTGGATAGGTTGCTTGCCGCATCTGCCTCGCGAGGCTGCCAAACTGCTTGGCGCTTTCCGACATGCGGCGCATCTGAAGTTGAAGATGTGCCAGACCATCCTCAAGCAGAGCGAATTGTTCGAGAAAGCGTTCCCCGATACGTTCTTGTTCAGTGAGACACCTTTGGTTCGTGTCGCGAACGTCAGCACAACATCTCATAGAGTCACTCCTGCGTAGACCATGGATCTGCATGGTCCGAAACGTGACGGTTGCGTAGAGGCCGCTGCCCGTCTGCAGCGAGGCCTCTACCGGTTCGATCCAACGATCACTCAACCCGCCGGGACCTTCGTCAGGCCCACGGACCGGAAGATGTGGTGGCCCCGCCGTTCACCCAGCACTCACGCAATCGTAACGACCACCTCGAGATAAGTGCTGGGAACGACGAGGTCGCCGCGATCGCCCCAATTCGATTTCTCCAGCAGATCGAGAATGTCGGCCTCCAGCGCCGCTGCCTTGTCCGCGTCCAGCGCGGCGAACGCGCGGTTGGTGGGACCGTAGTATGAACGAAACACGTCAAGCCAATGGGCCGGCGACCGGTACCGGAAAGTGAACGTCTGCTCCGAGGCATCGATCTGGTGACGCGGAAACAGCTCGCCGAGCCGCGCGACGGTGCCCCATAGGGTCGGCGACCTAACCCCGGATGGCGGCGGCGCATATTTTCCGACGAGCTTGAGGAGCTGACCGATGAATCCGTCCGGCGTCCAGTTAGCGAGCCCTATCTTTCCACCGCGTCGCACCACACGCACGAGCTCGGCCGCCGCCTTGTCCTGATCCGGGGTGAACATGACGCCGAATGTAGACAACGCAGTATCGAAGCTGACGTCGGGAAACGGCAGCGCCTCGGCATCGGCCTCCTGGAAATCGACGGCGACGCGTTCCGCGGCGGCGCGCTCCCGACCCCGCTCGAGAAGCGCGCCGACATAGTCGGTGGACGTGACTTGCGCGAAGCGGCGCGCGGCGGCGAGCGTCGCGTTTCCATTGCCGGCGGCGACGTCGAGCACACGGCTTCCGGCCCGAAGATCGAGAGTCTCGCACAGCCGCTCGCCCACGATCTGAAGCGTGGTCCCAATCATTGCATAGTCGCCTGCCGACCAGACTGCGCGCTGTCGTTGCTTGATGGAGGTATAGTCGAGGGGGAGCGTCGTCACTGACATCAGTCATCTCCTGTTGCCCGGCAACCCGCCGGAAGCGGCATCGCTTCTCGCGATTGGACGACAGCGAGCCATGACTGCACGAAGGCATCCAGTTCCGTATCTGAACCCCAGCGGTACAGATTCTGTACTGGCCAATCCATCGACTTCCTCCTAGCCTCACGAGCTCGGAAATGACTGGCCGAAAGGAAGCGATCGAATGTCGGATGGCGGCTACAATCAGTTCTGCCCAGTTTCGATGGCAGCCGAGGTCATTTGCTCTCGCTGGACGCTGCTTGTCGTGCGCGAGCTGGTGATGGGATCGACCCGGTTCAACGAGCTGCGGCGAGGCGTGCCCAGCATGTCGCCTGCCCTTCTGTCCAAGCGGCTCAAAGAGCTCGAAGCCGCGGGCATCGTCACCCGCGTCGCCGCCGAGCGCGAGTCCGGCGTCCACGAATATCATCTCACCGAAGCGGGGACCGAGCTGCGTCCAATCATCGAAGCCATCGGCGCCTGGGGCCACAGATGGGTGACGACAGAAGCAACCTTGAAGAACCTCGATGCCAACCTCTTGATGTGGGACGTCAGGCGAACTCTCAATACCGATCCGATGCCGCCACGCCGCAACACCATCCAGTTCATTTTCAAGGACAGACCCAATTCGGAGCGCAACTATTGGCTGATCGTGGAGCCGAACAGGGACGTCGACCTCTGCCTCGTCGATCCAGGCTTCGATGTCGATCTCTACGTGTCAACGGATCTTCAATCGATGACCGAGATTTGGCTTGGATACGCAACTGCCGACCAGATGTCGGATGATGGTCGGCTTGTCCTGACCGGGAGCAGCAAGCTGGCCACAAACCTCCGCGCTTGGTTGAAGCTCAGCGTGTACGCCAATTTCGAGAAGAAAGTGGCCTAAGGCTGGGGCTTTCCGGACGAGTTGCAGCGCCGATGATCGCTGCGCGTCCTAACCGCGCCCCCGAAATCCCGTCGCCAGCACGTAACGCTCGGACGAATCCTGCCGGCTCGCCGCCGGCTTCACATGGCGTACCGTCGCAAAATCGCGCTTGAGCTGCGCGAGCAGATCGGCATCGGCGCCGCTCTGGAACGTCTTGGCGAGGAACGTGCCGCCGGGCTTGAGCACATCGCAGGCAAACGCAGCCGCGGTCTCGACCAGGCCGACGATGCGGAGTTGGTCGGTCTTTCGGTGGCCGGTGGTATTGGCGGCCATGTCGGACATCACGATATCGGCGCCGCCGCCCAGCATGGCTGTAAGCTTTTCCGGCGCGTCGTTGTCCATGAAGTCGAGCTGCGCAAAGTCGACGCCGGGAATCCCGGGCATCTCCAGCAGGTCGATCGCGACGACCTTGCCCTTGCCATCGACCGAGCCGACGCGCTTGGCGGCGATCTGGCTCCAGCCGCCGGGGGCTGCGCCGAGATCGACCACGGCCATGCCGGGCTTGAGCAGGCGGAACTTGTCGTCGATCTCGAGCAGCTTGAACGCTGCGCGCGAGCGATAGCCCGCGGCCTTGGCCTTGGCCACATAGGGATCGTTGAGCTGCCGCTCCAGCCAGAGCTTGGACGACAATTTGCGCTTGCCGCCGGTCTTGACCTGGACGTGCAAGCGGCCGGTGGTGTCTTTCGCCATCTCACCAGCTCCTGAGTGCGCCGTCCTCGCGCATCATCTCGACCAGCATGCCCTCGCGCAGGCCGCGATCGGCGACGCGCAGGCGCGGCAGCGGGAACGCGCGCCTGATCGCATCGAGGATGGCGCAGCCGGCCAGAACGAGATCGGCGCGCTCGACGCTGATGCAGCTGTTGTTGGCGCGGTCCTCATAGCTCATGCCGAGCAGCTTGTTGATGGTCGCGGTGATGTCGGTATCGTTCATCCAGATGCTGTCGATGCGGCGGCGGTCGTAGCGCAGGAGATTGAGATGGATACCGGCG
The genomic region above belongs to Bradyrhizobium sp. CCBAU 53338 and contains:
- a CDS encoding RlmE family RNA methyltransferase; amino-acid sequence: MAKDTTGRLHVQVKTGGKRKLSSKLWLERQLNDPYVAKAKAAGYRSRAAFKLLEIDDKFRLLKPGMAVVDLGAAPGGWSQIAAKRVGSVDGKGKVVAIDLLEMPGIPGVDFAQLDFMDNDAPEKLTAMLGGGADIVMSDMAANTTGHRKTDQLRIVGLVETAAAFACDVLKPGGTFLAKTFQSGADADLLAQLKRDFATVRHVKPAASRQDSSERYVLATGFRGRG
- a CDS encoding metallophosphoesterase, whose amino-acid sequence is MSEFRLTQISDTHLGRRFPGLIANFHRVSEHIDADRPDLVVNTGDVSFDGPTSRDDIAFAKSLHAALPVACRYIPGNHDIGDNPTALGPAPKPPIAEAHRRQFCDIIGEDHWSFEAAGWRFIGINSLVMNSGLAFEAEQFDWLASEISRANGRPVALFIHKPLFLNLPDDAETPETSIRYVPQPARARLIEMFGGVDLRLIASGHVHQRRDFTFRHVRHVWAPSAGFRINDARQDRIAIKETGLVEYRFAPDNFEVRHVRAAGQVDIDIEELFAQMGGEH
- a CDS encoding MAPEG family protein, coding for MSVQMVLLPVFVQIGLTFALLIGMVFGRRKALVSGETRIRDIALGEPNWPKGPTQIANCYRNQFELPVLFYALIALALPLRHADLLIVLMSWVFVVSRFAHAGVFVTSNDLGYRSSVWLAGVLVLLVMWIYFALKILLLI
- a CDS encoding MFS transporter, whose translation is MVDKQRIIPLIVATALFMENMDSTVIATSLPAIAADIGTSPLTLKLAITSYLLSLAVFIPASGWTADRFGARMVFAIAVGVFMIGSVGCALSGSVTDFVFARILQGMGGAMMTPVGRLVLLRSVDKSALVNAMAWVTVPALIGPVIGPPLGGFITTYASWHWIFLINIPIGLLGIFMALKFIDPIKSETQEKFDLYGMVLAGIGLAGIAFGLSVAGLNLLPWSTVAGLVAGGAISMTLYVIHARRTGSPVLDFSLLRLPTLRAAIVGGFMFRLGIGALPFLLPLLMQIGFGLSPFHSGLVTFSSSLGAMGMKTLAARLIRAFGFRNLMTVNAIVSAFFLGVCALFTVTTPLLIIMVILVVGGFFRSLEFTAINTVAYADVESPQMSRATTLVSVNQQLAVSAGVAVGAASVETTMWLNHVNELNATVFMPAFIVVALTSAASSWFFWQMPADAGHEISGRKAIEVASRKGAAKSAATAAVKTATEDTQDMRDQRLG
- a CDS encoding class I SAM-dependent methyltransferase, whose protein sequence is MSVTTLPLDYTSIKQRQRAVWSAGDYAMIGTTLQIVGERLCETLDLRAGSRVLDVAAGNGNATLAAARRFAQVTSTDYVGALLERGRERAAAERVAVDFQEADAEALPFPDVSFDTALSTFGVMFTPDQDKAAAELVRVVRRGGKIGLANWTPDGFIGQLLKLVGKYAPPPSGVRSPTLWGTVARLGELFPRHQIDASEQTFTFRYRSPAHWLDVFRSYYGPTNRAFAALDADKAAALEADILDLLEKSNWGDRGDLVVPSTYLEVVVTIA
- the guaB gene encoding IMP dehydrogenase, which produces MATVQLQGIREAFTFDDVLLKPGLSDVMPGEVDIRSRVTRAIPLNIPIMASAMDTVTEARMAIAMAQAGGLGVIHRNFDPEGQAAQVRQVKRYESGMVVNPLTISPEATLDDALKLMSDHGISGIPVVTGAGKNTPGKLVGILTNRDVRFATDRRQKVSELMTHEKLVTVRENVSQDEARRMLHQHRIEKLLVVDDQYRCVGLITVKDMEKAVAHPLACKDAQGRLRVAAATTVGDTGFERTERLIDAGVDLVVVDTAHGHSRHVLHAVNRIKRLSNSVQVVAGNVATSEGAQALIDAGADCIKVGIGPGSICTTRIVAGVGVPQLTAIMDAVEAAKKSDIPVIADGGIKFSGDLAKALAAGADIAMVGSLLAGTDETPGEVFLWQGRSYKAYRGMGSVGAMARGSADRYFQQDIKDSLKLVPEGIEGQVPYKGPVGNVMHQLAGGLRAAMGYVGAKDMNELHAKAQFVRITGAGLRESHVHDVTITRESPNYPGGG
- a CDS encoding NADP-dependent oxidoreductase codes for the protein MSQAKRIVLAARPVGEPKSSDFRLEEFAAPTPGAGEVLLRTIWLSLDPYMRGRMSDGPSYAAPVPVGGVMEGEAVSEVAASSNPDFAVGDIVRARTGWQTHAISNGKGLIKVDPRLGPISTSIGVLGMPGMTAYTGLLDIGKPQAGETVVVAGASGAVGSAVGQIAKIKGARAVGIAGGKDKCDYVVKELGFDACIDHRDPDLPAKLKDACPKGIDVYFENVGGAVFEAVFPLLNPFARVPVCGLIAHYNDTEAKPPKWAASMMRATLTKRLTFRGFIVSDFASRHGDFLRDMSGWVRDGKVKYKEFVTDGLESAPGAFIGLLKGANFGKQLVRVGPDKA
- a CDS encoding RsmB/NOP family class I SAM-dependent RNA methyltransferase, with amino-acid sequence MTPAARLSAAIELIDIIERDRVPAAKALKEWGTAHRFAGSGDRAAIAGLVWDVLRRYASSAYLMDGDSARARLIGMLRLERNMDIATMAAMFDGSRFAPEPLTAAEEAALSRRSLKDAPAVIAGDYPEWLDSHLAKVFGEDRAAEAAAMASRAPLDLRVNTLKSNRDKVLKALAHLHAKPTPWSPNGLRIELSADARNPGIQAEEDFIKGGIEVQDEGSQLAALFTAAKPGEQVIDLCAGAGGKTLALAALMQGKGRLIATDRDKRQLAPIHERLSRAGVHNADVRTPKGEADPLADISATADLVVIDAPCTGTGTWRRNPDAKWRMRPGALEVRLKDQAEVLERAVPLVKTGGRIAYITCSVLSEENNEQVRAFVAKHPEFSTLPPEQTASVLWDKAEDFAKAALQSPEGWLMTPRRTGTDGFFVSVLKKGG
- a CDS encoding helix-turn-helix domain-containing protein, which produces MSDGGYNQFCPVSMAAEVICSRWTLLVVRELVMGSTRFNELRRGVPSMSPALLSKRLKELEAAGIVTRVAAERESGVHEYHLTEAGTELRPIIEAIGAWGHRWVTTEATLKNLDANLLMWDVRRTLNTDPMPPRRNTIQFIFKDRPNSERNYWLIVEPNRDVDLCLVDPGFDVDLYVSTDLQSMTEIWLGYATADQMSDDGRLVLTGSSKLATNLRAWLKLSVYANFEKKVA
- a CDS encoding acriflavin resistance protein; translation: MNTLSSLWTESADGQLGIWMSALSGIAAALAVALALTVYFRLGYRTSRDVFRHGLAVLAAVALLAFAGYDMRHAALAYLGLNPSRPAVEFEIRMPRETLNAVSADTQIELHTDRNQTLALVDGVTDLADGRALLRGAVALNHRTADRVLVLSLPGKGTFEFRLRLPAEPHRTEQFGPWHLADRIASPIASGVAQQDAYTIRYRVL